In Ruania zhangjianzhongii, the following proteins share a genomic window:
- a CDS encoding ABC transporter substrate-binding protein yields the protein MSVRNRRVWLLGASIATGAMVLAGCSGGGDDDTIYVSVANHPWTDAVLANVDEFEAESGLTVEVTSYTEDQLSQQLNVRLNANADDIDVMMVRPLQEIRTFDRNGWLADLTEQAAGDQEWDWSDFQEGPRDSVTVDERVLGVPLATEREVLYYRTDLLEEAGLEVPETLEELEEAARTIQEQNDDVFGFVSRGARAAAVTQFSSFLYSYGADWEAEDGSSGIGTPEAREAYTFYTDMLRNYGPPGVTNMSWPEAMGIFTQGRAAFYTEADSLYTNATDPSNSTVSDTVGFAPFPAGPAGSHPTNVPSWALSVPESSTNHEGAWEFIRWATNQENTLLAQENGVIGARASAWEAEVPDIPEDLAEAQRTSAEVGVGYSHPVVLNVSRARDIVGEPIVTGIEGGDIEAALDTADQAFTEFLAEENED from the coding sequence ATGAGTGTGCGAAACCGGCGCGTGTGGCTGCTCGGCGCGAGCATCGCCACGGGCGCGATGGTTCTGGCCGGGTGCAGTGGTGGTGGAGACGACGACACCATCTACGTTTCTGTGGCAAACCACCCGTGGACCGATGCTGTGCTGGCCAACGTCGACGAGTTCGAAGCCGAGAGCGGGTTGACCGTCGAGGTCACGTCCTATACCGAGGACCAGCTCTCTCAGCAGCTCAACGTCCGGTTGAACGCCAACGCGGATGACATCGACGTGATGATGGTCCGCCCGTTGCAGGAGATCCGAACCTTCGACCGGAACGGCTGGCTCGCCGACCTCACCGAGCAGGCCGCCGGTGATCAGGAGTGGGACTGGAGCGACTTCCAGGAGGGTCCACGGGACTCGGTCACCGTGGACGAGCGTGTGCTCGGCGTGCCGCTGGCCACGGAGCGGGAGGTGCTCTACTACCGCACCGACCTGCTCGAGGAGGCCGGCCTGGAGGTACCGGAGACCCTCGAGGAGTTGGAAGAGGCGGCGCGCACGATCCAGGAGCAGAACGATGATGTGTTCGGCTTTGTCTCCCGAGGCGCCCGAGCCGCTGCGGTGACGCAGTTCTCCAGCTTCCTCTATAGCTACGGTGCTGACTGGGAGGCCGAGGACGGCTCTTCCGGTATCGGCACTCCTGAGGCGCGCGAGGCGTACACGTTCTACACGGACATGCTCCGGAACTACGGCCCGCCCGGAGTGACGAACATGAGCTGGCCGGAGGCGATGGGGATCTTCACCCAGGGCCGAGCCGCCTTCTACACCGAGGCGGACAGCCTCTACACCAACGCCACCGACCCCTCGAACTCGACGGTGAGCGACACGGTCGGGTTCGCACCATTCCCCGCCGGCCCGGCGGGATCACACCCCACGAACGTGCCGTCCTGGGCGTTGTCAGTCCCGGAGAGCTCCACCAACCACGAAGGTGCGTGGGAGTTCATCCGGTGGGCCACGAACCAGGAGAACACCTTGCTGGCCCAGGAGAACGGCGTCATCGGCGCGCGTGCTTCGGCCTGGGAGGCGGAGGTACCCGACATTCCGGAGGATCTCGCCGAGGCCCAGCGGACGAGCGCCGAGGTCGGTGTGGGCTACAGCCATCCGGTGGTGCTGAACGTCAGCCGCGCTCGGGACATCGTCGGCGAGCCGATCGTGACCGGTATCGAGGGCGGCGACATCGAGGCTGCCCTGGACACGGCGGACCAGGCGTTCACCGAGTTCCTCGCGGAGGAGAACGAGGACTGA
- a CDS encoding carbohydrate ABC transporter permease: MSTALTSRRRAPWQGFSDWANRHRKWVLATPAIVFVIALMVLPLLYTVVLSFTDAEGSIQRAFDFVWFENYLSILSDTERFWPAVWRTAIFTAVAVALEMTIGTAVALLLRRPFLGRGVIRVIMLLPLVATPVAVAMMWLLIFEPTVGFANQLLGWLGIPAQGWISDPSTALPTLMLVDVWQWTPMVILILLAGLVGLPEEQQEAARIDGASSWQRFWHVTLPMLKTTVIAALLLRSIDAMKTFDLLYVTKGTGGGSAHEVETLNIYAYALSFDYNEYGMAAALVLLYFLLIVIVLAVLTVRRKEAQR; this comes from the coding sequence ATGAGCACAGCGTTGACCAGCAGGCGCCGGGCGCCCTGGCAGGGCTTCTCGGACTGGGCGAACAGGCACCGCAAGTGGGTACTCGCCACCCCGGCCATCGTGTTCGTCATCGCGCTGATGGTGCTGCCATTGCTGTACACGGTGGTGCTGAGCTTTACGGACGCCGAGGGATCGATCCAGCGAGCCTTCGACTTCGTCTGGTTCGAGAACTACCTCAGCATCCTCAGCGATACCGAACGGTTCTGGCCGGCCGTGTGGCGCACAGCGATCTTTACCGCCGTGGCCGTCGCGCTGGAGATGACCATCGGTACGGCCGTGGCGCTGCTGCTCCGGCGCCCCTTCCTGGGACGCGGCGTGATCCGCGTCATCATGCTGCTGCCGTTGGTGGCTACGCCGGTGGCGGTGGCGATGATGTGGCTCCTGATCTTCGAGCCGACGGTCGGTTTCGCCAACCAGCTGCTCGGTTGGCTCGGCATCCCCGCCCAGGGTTGGATCTCCGACCCGTCGACGGCCCTGCCCACGCTGATGCTGGTGGACGTCTGGCAGTGGACACCGATGGTGATCCTCATCCTGCTCGCCGGGCTCGTTGGTCTGCCCGAGGAACAGCAGGAGGCCGCTCGGATCGACGGCGCCTCCAGCTGGCAGCGTTTCTGGCACGTGACGCTGCCGATGCTGAAGACCACGGTGATCGCTGCGCTGCTGTTGCGCAGCATCGATGCGATGAAGACCTTCGATCTGCTCTACGTGACCAAGGGCACCGGCGGTGGGTCCGCACACGAGGTGGAGACGCTGAACATCTACGCGTACGCGCTCAGCTTCGACTACAACGAGTACGGCATGGCGGCAGCCCTAGTGCTGTTGTACTTCCTGCTCATCGTGATCGTGCTCGCAGTGCTCACCGTGCGCCGGAAGGAGGCGCAGCGATGA
- a CDS encoding carbohydrate ABC transporter permease: MKTATSIESRGFVRFRTVFLIVFGLICLAPIAWMLLASFKTNIDIYDPSSTFSFSPTLKNYVSVFAQADFLQFFINSLVIGVGSTALSLLIGVPAAYSMQRFGMVKSSGMILLSRVIPHVTLLVPWYFIFASMRMVGGYSSLIISHMFIAVPLIVWVMIGVFEGVPEELEEAARVDGLTHIGAFRRIVVPLVVPGIATSSILSFIFSWNNFVFALVLSGNDTRTLPVAIFNFIGYASIDWGALMAACVSITAPMIVMALLGQKYVVAGMTAGAVKG; encoded by the coding sequence ATGAAGACCGCGACCTCGATCGAGTCCCGAGGGTTCGTCCGGTTCCGGACGGTGTTCCTGATCGTGTTCGGTCTGATCTGCCTGGCGCCGATCGCGTGGATGCTGCTGGCCTCGTTCAAGACCAACATCGATATCTACGATCCGAGTAGCACGTTCTCCTTCAGTCCGACCTTGAAGAACTACGTCTCAGTGTTCGCGCAGGCGGACTTCCTGCAGTTCTTCATCAACAGCCTGGTGATCGGCGTGGGATCCACAGCGCTCTCGCTGCTGATCGGCGTACCGGCGGCCTACTCGATGCAGCGGTTCGGGATGGTGAAGTCTTCCGGCATGATCCTGCTCTCCCGGGTCATCCCGCACGTGACGCTGCTGGTGCCCTGGTACTTCATCTTCGCCTCGATGCGCATGGTGGGCGGGTACAGCTCGCTGATCATCTCCCACATGTTCATCGCGGTACCACTGATCGTGTGGGTGATGATCGGCGTATTCGAAGGAGTCCCGGAGGAGCTCGAAGAGGCTGCGCGGGTGGACGGCCTGACTCATATCGGGGCCTTCCGCCGGATCGTGGTGCCCTTGGTGGTTCCGGGTATCGCCACCTCCTCGATCCTGTCCTTCATCTTCTCGTGGAACAACTTTGTGTTCGCACTGGTGCTCTCCGGCAACGACACCAGGACCCTGCCGGTGGCGATCTTCAACTTTATCGGCTACGCCAGCATCGACTGGGGTGCACTGATGGCAGCGTGTGTGAGCATCACGGCACCGATGATCGTGATGGCGCTGCTCGGACAGAAGTACGTGGTGGCCGGTATGACGGCCGGGGCGGTGAAGGGCTGA
- a CDS encoding M20 family metallopeptidase yields the protein MMTESGDLVNSEATTLLSELVAIPSVNPRGEALPAETPLAQHIADWCAAQGIEAVLSPVLDGRSNVVATVPGRDPSTAVLFESHLDTVETEHMSTPPFTPTVRDGRLYARGACDAKGPLAAFLTALRDVAHAPEPPPSTVIVAAVVDEEHAYRGVLQLLEDLGGGPAKVRGAVIGEPTDLRAVVAHKGVMRCRIVAEGPGGHSSRPWGIENPIETVARVISYLAEEITPELDGHTHPLVGPASLVPSLISGGTGPNTVPNQCAVSLDRRTLPGEDPQQVWRELHDRVKAQFGSSVTVEPPFLTDLALDNDPRDPFLAGVCAELGSAGHDPAPIGTGWGSDASKIAAAGIPALVMGPGSITDAHTPDESIDLTELARAVDIARAVMFRPVQTPQEV from the coding sequence ATGATGACAGAATCCGGTGACCTGGTGAACAGCGAGGCCACCACCTTGCTCTCCGAGCTGGTGGCGATTCCCAGCGTCAATCCGCGAGGGGAGGCCCTCCCGGCAGAGACACCTTTGGCGCAGCACATCGCCGACTGGTGTGCTGCGCAGGGGATCGAGGCCGTACTGAGCCCGGTCCTGGACGGACGCAGCAACGTGGTGGCCACCGTGCCCGGGCGAGACCCGAGCACCGCGGTCCTGTTCGAATCCCACCTGGACACGGTCGAGACCGAGCACATGAGTACCCCGCCGTTCACCCCCACAGTGCGGGACGGCCGGCTCTACGCCCGGGGGGCGTGCGATGCGAAAGGGCCGTTGGCGGCGTTTCTGACCGCACTACGGGACGTCGCGCATGCACCCGAACCGCCGCCGTCCACTGTCATCGTGGCCGCCGTCGTGGACGAGGAGCACGCCTACCGCGGCGTTCTCCAGTTGCTCGAGGACCTGGGCGGGGGACCTGCGAAGGTGCGCGGCGCCGTCATTGGTGAGCCGACCGACCTGCGTGCCGTGGTGGCGCACAAAGGCGTGATGCGCTGCCGGATCGTTGCGGAGGGCCCTGGCGGGCACAGCTCGCGTCCCTGGGGGATCGAGAACCCGATCGAGACTGTCGCCCGAGTGATCAGCTATCTGGCGGAGGAGATCACGCCCGAGCTCGACGGCCACACCCATCCGTTGGTCGGGCCAGCATCATTGGTGCCCTCCCTGATCAGCGGCGGCACCGGCCCGAACACGGTGCCGAACCAGTGTGCGGTGAGCCTGGACCGGCGCACGCTACCAGGGGAGGACCCGCAGCAGGTGTGGCGTGAGCTCCACGATCGGGTGAAGGCACAGTTCGGCAGCAGCGTCACCGTCGAACCACCGTTCCTCACCGACCTGGCACTGGACAACGATCCCCGTGATCCGTTCCTCGCCGGTGTCTGCGCCGAGCTGGGGAGCGCCGGTCACGACCCAGCGCCGATCGGGACCGGGTGGGGCAGCGATGCCAGCAAGATCGCGGCTGCCGGGATTCCCGCGCTGGTCATGGGCCCTGGATCAATCACCGATGCCCACACCCCGGACGAGTCGATCGATCTGACCGAGCTAGCCCGCGCCGTCGATATCGCCCGAGCGGTGATGTTCCGCCCGGTGCAGACGCCCCAGGAGGTCTGA